The genomic window ATTATGGCCTAGTTAATTTTACCTAAAAAATTTACAAGCAATAAGTTTCaagttttttaaattaaaatataattagaaagaaATAAGGATTAAcatgaaaatatatataaaaaatgtcATTAGCTGATCCATAAGAACCTCCGATTTGTTTGTCAGTTAACTAAATTATTCTCTCACACGAGGTCTACTAGAAAATAGCCTCGTGAATTATGTTTtccattttaaaataaattatttgatataagtTCTTTAAAGATATTGAGTGTGTAGCATGACCTAAATTAACTAACTTAAGTAACATTTTGTGAAaggaatttaattatttattccctataattgttcaaattaatataaattatatcgaTATGAAATATCGGTAGCAACCTTGTCTAGTTTATCCAACCATGTGTATAAAATCTCAAGCGACAAATAAGAATTAAAAAGGAGGGATTTCTCTTTTTTTGAGGTGCATTtggattttattataatatttgaaGATGGCCAAACCACTTATATCTTACGGCCTaatcatattataataattatattttataaaaatacaaCTTTTGAGCCCGTGCATTGTGCACGGATTCTAGATCTgaacatatcaaaaaaattatattaaataataaaataatattcattcaaatttttagtatcattttatatttcaattatttatataaataaattttaattataaaatataataataccatacattaataacataatttaattcatataaataaaatttaatgtgATTTTTTATTAACCTAAAGCTTGAATTTAATGCTTGAAGGATTGTTATGTAGGAGAACACATGGCATAGAAAAAATTACTTATATGGATAATCTCAAATactaaaaaattttctctcaatttttactttataatatatatatttatacctaAAATGCTTGTACTTTGTGGCATGGGTTGCTAGCGACAAGTCAAGccttatcctaataaattaaaatagctctatcatcttatccaaaaaaaaaaaaaaaaacttttctttaaaaatatttaaaaattaagaaaaatttttaatctcATCTATTGAGGGAAAAAAAAGTTGCAGCACACATTGATGGAGTACATACACGTCTGGGTTAAAGTTAGATTACAATATCATCTAACAATTTATTTGAGAAGTACAAATCTGCGTTCCATTCCTTCGCTAGAATTTCTTTTTGTTGGTCACTAATTTTTTCACGAGATAATTACTCATGCTCTACTTTCTAGGAGAAGGTGAGCTGATAACTACTCCCCAATGAGAACATCGTGAAGGAGCAAAAACTGAGCTAAAGAGGTCTTCCACTTTCTAATCCATGTGAGAGAAAACAAGCAAGAAAGATATAggactggaaaaaaaaaaaaaagcttgagaGGTATGTACAAGGAAAGAAACTGCACAGCCTTTTTGTCCTTTACCTCCTTATTGATCAAAACTTATATATAAAATCCTCAACTAAGACCAGTCTTGCAGGATTGTTCATCCATCTTGATTGATGGATTTGGGAGCAAGAAGAGAATCCTCTTTGCTGTTCCCCTTCCACTTGGGATTAGTAATTAGGTGGAGAAGCAGTGAAATGGTCCAAATAATTCATGACCATACGAGCTTCtcatcttaatttgattgagtgttGAACCATTGTGCTGCATTGTTgtgcttcttttttcctttttttttttttttatggaatttTTGCTGTAAGGTTGTGTACTTGGTTAATTTGAACTTACTTCCAAAgatcattgagaagaatattatgAATCCGATTAAACTTTTGCATTTACATAATTGCCATGCCGATTTGGTTTATTTGTCAAAAATGCTTATCCCAGGTTAATCTAGTGGAACATAGCCATATTGAATTATGTTCTTCATAAATTAGTTATATTTTCAGACATGTGCCTTTAAGCTCTGAAGTTTGCAGTATACATGCTATTGAAAAACAAAAATTTCTGGAAATGGATTATATTTACGTAGCCATTGTACTGCATAAAATAAATAGGAAAATCACATATGCGAAATTACATAGTATTTTATGTCTGATAGATAACATTATTTTCCTTATTGAGCCAATTGTAGATTGCAATCTAAGATTAGGGACAGGAGAGACATCAATAAAATGGCCACGCAGAGGTCCTAATTAGGTGGAATCACATAAGATTTCCATTGGTCCTTGTGCTTTGAAGCTTGGGATACATAGCCTCAAATAATGACTAAGGAATAAGAGTTTCTTCCAGACAACAAACTTGCATTGCACTAGATCTTACCACCTTGATACTACAAGTCACCTCTTCACTTATTTTTGCAATCACGAGAGAATGCAAGCTTGCTATGCAAACGCAATTTGATATATTAGGGATAAAGTTTATAATGTAATGTatataaaaattcaaaatatgGTGAGATAaaagtataataagataaaatatatttgtttttatttattttactgaCAGTGAATGAATGTTCATAAAGATGCTCGAGCAGTACAATATGAAGGGAGCAAGTAGAGAAGAGGTAGATGAGGGTTCGAACACTAGCGATCAAGGCCGGTAAGAGGAGAAAAAAGGATGAGGGAAAATAGAGCCACATCCATGCAAACATCCAATACTTCCTCCCAAGCCACCTTATCACCTCTCTCACAACTCACAAACTGATCCCCAGGAGAACAATCCGAAGTTGTAGAGGTCAAAGGAGCAAGATttatcgtaaaaaaaaaaaaaaaggagaaaaaaaaattaaaggagaTATGATAAAAGCGCAGATGACGGACTTTTAGCATTTATATAAGGATGGCCAAAATCTGGACTACCTGCTTTTAGCATATAAATACACCCTCAAAATTGCTGACCGAGAACATAGAAGGTATTGAAGCCCATGATCTTCTTCCATAATAATTCATTGGAAATATTCTCTGTCGGCATTGATTTCGGCAATGATCCTATTTTATAAAATACAGCTAAAATAATACCATTCTTGCTAATGACCGATATATCATAATCGTCCATCTCCAATagtaattttgcaaaaaaaatcaaGACCATAGGATGGCAAACAACTAAGGATGGCTACGTACCATATGTGATGATAACGAAATAGAAAGTTTGTTTCTATATATTAAATTTCTAAACAGAACAACGTTGTCATAATTGGAAGAGATAGAACCGCATCCAATCCATCCAATAATTAAGGAAATACTTAAGGAGAATTAATGGTATTGAAACCCATAATCTTCTTCCATAATAGTCCATAGGAAATATCCTGATCTCAACAATGTTCCTAATTTGTAAAACACAGCTAAATAACACCATTCTTGCCCATGACCAATGTATCATAATCGTCGATCTTCAATAGGAATTTTCCAAGAAAAATCAAGACCACAGGATGGCAAACAACTAAGAATAGCTGTCATATTTCCCGACAACGAAAtagaatatttgattttattaaatatCAAAAGAGGACAACGTGATCATAACTTCCTGTGATAGAACAATGTAAGCAGACAAGTTACACCAGAAGTTATGCGTTATTAACACGGTTTGAATACAATTAAATTAGGGTTGTGCATTAATCCAGCCTTCCCTGTCAATGTATGACATATCGGTGAACTTCTTCAGCTCATCGGGACTTAGTTCCTTCATCCACTTCACCCGTTGTGATGTATTTGATCCGGGTCCAGAACAGCTGGATTCCACGAAAGTTATATCCTCTCTGATGGATCATTACAAACAAAATTTAATCAATAGAAAGGTAACGAGCATACACATTTAGACATATTAAAACTATGAAAAACAGACTGCGGTACAATGTCAACATCTAGTAACAAAAATTAGGAAGTAGAGTTCTGCAGCATCTTAGAGAAGGAAACCGAGGTGGCCATTGAAGCCATGTAGTGATTGATATGACCTTTTCTGCTGCAAACACAACGAACACATCACTCTTTGAGATATGTCATAAGAGCTAGTAGCCCCTAATGAAATCAATAAAATCCCTTagatattttctttcttcttttttatgaGCACATCAATTGATAACTACAAATTTCATAGTGGATAAAACGAGAGTACAAGGATAGAGAATTAACCAAGAGCCCAAAAGAAATGACAAGAATAACAAGTTGTTTGCTGGGTATCCAGCACAGAAAACAACAAAATACAAGAAGCTAGTTGGGGTGGCAACCGACCCGCCGGGTATCCAACCCGACTTGATCTGAATGAGTTGAATTTTATGTGATCCGATTGAAATCGAGATTAGCGTGAGTTCTAAAAAAAATACCCCAGTCCATATCCGATCAATTACCATAGCAACGATCACAAGAACAAATCTATAACAAAAACCCTCCGAGAACCTAGAAACTGTCTCAAGAGGCATAAGTGATATCTATCAGAATGAACTTTAATGGCTTTTATCTTACAACCAAACCTCTAATCGTGAAATTTCTCTTTTTGCTGGCGCAGGGAAGCTGCAGAGGTTCTTCATGGTGATTGCTGAAAAATAGTTGGAAACAATATATGCAAATAATTAGGCCAAGAGGGATTAACTTACTCCTTGCCATTCCAAGCATCCCATCCTTCAGGATTCACAATGTCCGACATGAAGGTTTCATAAAATATTACTCGTGCATAATTTCTCCATGCTCTCCCTAAATTGGCTTTTTGAGTCCCACCCACATTACAATACTTGAAGACAAACCCGTTCTCCTCGGTAGGGCTTTCCCTTGACTGTGCCGTCAGAACGCCGTCTCGTTGGACCGTAAATAACGCGCATCCCTGCATGATTTATACAAAGCGAATCAATTGTTATTGGCCTTCAGCCATAAATGGAAAAGAGTGATGCTTGTTTGCCATGCAAAATCTAGGCTACCAAGTTTCAAACTGATCAAGCTAATCAGATTGGTGCAAATGGCACGGTTTTGCCTTAAGGTCCTGCCAGGGCAGGTCTTGACTCAAACTGGTTTTGTGCTTAGGATTTGGATCTAAACCTAACTTTTTTGCTCAACTACATTGCTAAAACCTGGAGGTATTCCCTGTTGTGTTCCACATCGTTCATATTCTTTCTGAGACAATTTTGGGTTGACATTAAAAAAAATGTtcctttggaaaaaaaaaaaaaactaccgaAATGTTCTTGTAGCAACGTAAATGTTATGTTGATACAACATGACTTATTTTAAGAAAGAACGTAGGAGATCTTGAGTTGGTTTCAAGACAAGCAACTGATCCAAAGAGATCCCTAGCTAAAACCAACTTGGATGCTTCAAACAGAAGGTGCTGTTTAGATACTACCCTTTTGAGTAATGCTGAGGTTGCTTATCTACTTGCATAGAAAGTTCTTCAGGCCATGAGGCACGAGTGGATTGATGTAACTCGAGAAGCTTTGATATGGTACCAGAGCTGGTTGAACCAGGAATAGCCAAGCCAGCTTCCAACGAATTAAGAAGTCTTTTCTTTCCGTACCTCATAGATAGATTGGCCATTTCCAAATATGAAGTCCGTTGCACCCTCAATATAGCATTCCTTGAAGTAATGTAGTCCGCCTTGATCATAAAGCGTGTCCTGGACGCCAATGAAGCCACAGCCATAGAACGCAGAATGGTTCCCGTGTATCACAGCTGCCACTGCTTGCCCTACCGCAGTGGCACTATTCTGCAGaatttgaaatataaatttatttcagACCCTGCGTAAAAAGCATTTAGCAATAGAGTAGCTTGGTGCGGCTAGATCCAGGATAGGCAGgcttcgggttgtatctttcgtgcgaaagaatgatcaatcttctcttgcaagaTGAAACATTGGATCATGCTCCGCACACTTTTTAAAGCACTCCAGTCTCATCATTCCATGCATATTATAGGCCATGAAGCTGACATCATGCTTTGAAAGTTATATGAAATGTGATCCAATAGATCACCTTGCAAAAGAAGATCTATCATTCTTTCGCACAAAAGATACAACTCCACATGCAATGCCGCAATTGATTATCAAAGGATTTTTCGATAATACCGATGCCCACCTCTTTTGTATTGTTCTAACAAATATCGAGCTAAATATACAAATAAATAGCAACATTCACAACTCCTATAACAATTGTGTGGTCTAGCTAAAAATGTTAACGATTGTGATAAAAACCTTGAAAGTAATATTCTTCGCAACAAAGTGATCTGCACGTGATGTGAAAGTCGCAGAGGTGTAAGTACTATGGTTCGCAGGGTCGCCGGCATAGTCCCCCCACTCAATCAATGTTTTGTCACGTCCATCCCCTTCCAGTAGGATGAACCGTAGATCGTTTTGTATGTTCACCTTCTCCCTGCATGAAACCCGCACATAAATTAGTGTCCATTGGAAAGGTGGGTGAATACTAATGAAGCTGATCACAAGATGGCATTACGAGTAGACTCCTGCCGAGACATGAACTCGAATCCACTGGCTGTTGTTGGTAGGCACTGAATTGATGGCCTCTTGGATGGTCTTGAAATCTCCGGTACCATCGAGATTGACATTGATGGTCTTTGAAATATTTGCAGCTCCATTGACTTCATGAACATGTAAAGTGACAGAGACAAAGACcacaaggaagaagagagagaatgccAACTTCATTATAGCTAGATAGAGGTAATACAGCCAATTGGACAAAAACTAACCAGTGTACAGGGAAGACAcaaatatatacatgtatatgcatatataagaAAATGTTGGGTTGCCATAAACTTTAATATCATTATTACAAAAATCCAGTATGGCAGGGGAAAAAATATGGCATATATCAATACCATTTGTTGCGATCCTTACAATTTAGCCTTCTCCCAAATATGTATTATATGATATTTCCATTGTGGAAATCAAGCTTAATTCACCTACACATGGCTAATAACATTTTCGCTGCAATTTCTCCTAGAAGTCTTGGTTATTCAAAACCAAAGAATGTTTGGGGTTTGTCATGCACATGATTTGTCAAAGTTCAGTGGCTCCAACAAATGCAAGTTACTGAACATTGAAAACAATGCCTTGATACAGCGATATCATCATTTTATTCTAACATATGCTACTTTTTGTGGAGCCTGCAGCTATTTCcttttttgatggaaaatggaGGAGCCGGCTGCTGTTTTCATTGCCAGATTTTTTATCATGCATCATTGCCTATGCTGCTTGTTTGTTGGTAGTTGTCTGTTATTTGGAATGTATCATAATCATTGATCTTCGATAAGAATTGTCCAAAAACATCAAGACCATTGAATGGCAAGCAACTAAGAATATAACTAGCAAAATAGGTTGTTTGATTTTATTAAACTTCACAACAGGACAACATAATCATATCCTCCAGTGATGCAACAAATAGGGAGAGAGTACATGCAACAATGTAAGGAGACAAGTTAGATCAGAAGTTGTGCATTATTAAGATCAATTTGAATACAATTAGATTTAGGGTTGTGCACCAATCCATCCTCCAATATCAATATATGTAATATCAGTGAACTTCCTCAGCTCGGAAGGGCTTAGTGTCTTCATCCACTTCACCCGTTGTGATGTATTTGATCCAGGTCCGAAACAACCAGATTCCACGAAGCTTATATATTCTCTGATGTATCATTACAAACAAAAATTAATCAATGGAAGGTAGTGAGCATACATATTCATACATGTTAAACTATGATAAACAGACTACAGAACAACTACAGAACAATGTCAACGTGTTTCTATGAATATAGATGCTTGTTAATCTAGtaactttcatcaaaaaaaaaaaaaggattgttAATCTAGTAACACAAATAAAGAAGTAGACTCAGCAGCATCTCAGAGAAGGAAACCAAGGTAGCAAATTATCTTATTGACTGTTGAAGCCATGTGGCGATTCATGTGACCTTTTTTGCTGTGAAGACAAGGATTGTCAGTCTTTGAACCATGTCATAAAAGCTAGTAGGCCTCTAACAACATCAATAAAATCCCTTGGATATGAGATGCCCAAGTTGTTTGATTCCACATTCTCCACACTGATGCCAGTGTTCTAGTCAGCTAGGCAACAATCACAAGAACAACACAGCTATTGTTGTGAATATGTGGTGTACTACAGCATGATTTCAACTGAAAAATAAAATGGCCATGGAAATCTAGAGCTTGCACGTTTAATGGCTTTCATTCTAGGGCCAAACCTCAATTCGGACAAGttaaaatgaaattttttttttctttgacagGAAATCTAAAATGATGCATAAAAAACTCACAGTGAACCTGTGAAGACTCTTTATGATAATTATTGAAAGATAATTCGGCAATCATGTGCGTGAAGAATTATAACAAGGGGATTAACTTACATATTCCCAAGCCAAGCATCCCACCCTTGAGGATTCACAATGTCCGACATGAAAGTCATATGAAATATCACCCGTGCATAACGTCCCCATGCTCTCCCTAAACTGGCTTTTTGAGTCCCATTCACAACACACTTCTTGAAGACAAACCCATTCTCCTCAGTAGGGCCTTGCCTTCCCTGAGCTGTCACAACACCAGCTCGTTCAACCGTATATATTGTGCAGCACTGCATGATTTAGAAAAAGCAAATTAATTGTTATTCGACTTTAATGATAAATTAATCAAGAAGAATGATGCTTATGGTAGAGTGTTAACGATGCAAAATCTAGGCTGGTAAGGTATGTTTGGTTGGGAGGGTTGGACTCTGGAATAGACATAGGGATGATTAACTCTTATTTCAGTCATTTGATTTGGAGGAGTTCTATTCTCATTCCGAATTCAGAAGAGAATGGaactgcactgatccttcaaaATCTAATCCCTATTCTTCTCTAGTattcaaatctctctctcttcttttcctgATGTAAGAGGAGGCAAGACAGCCACCTAGATTTTACTAaaagggaggagaagaaaaaTGTACAGCCAGGGGAGTAAATATTTGTTTTGCCCAAAAACCAAACAAAATTAGGCTAGTCAACCAGAACCACCAAGATACATACAATACTCTGTTTGTAGTTTAAATGTCATTCTAGCATACACACAATACCCTACTATTCGAATCTCATTCTAATCCTGATTCTGATTCCAAGCTACTCAGGTCTAGAAACTTTGATATGGTATACTATGGTTGGTTGAACCAGGAATGGCCAAAAGTTTTTTCTTTCCACACCTCATAGATAGATTGGCCGCTTCCATA from Elaeis guineensis isolate ETL-2024a chromosome 4, EG11, whole genome shotgun sequence includes these protein-coding regions:
- the LOC140856878 gene encoding putative pectinesterase 10, with translation MKLAFSLFFLVVFVSVTLHVHEVNGAANISKTINVNLDGTGDFKTIQEAINSVPTNNSQWIRVHVSAGVYSEKVNIQNDLRFILLEGDGRDKTLIEWGDYAGDPANHSTYTSATFTSRADHFVAKNITFKNSATAVGQAVAAVIHGNHSAFYGCGFIGVQDTLYDQGGLHYFKECYIEGATDFIFGNGQSIYEGCALFTVQRDGVLTAQSRESPTEENGFVFKYCNVGGTQKANLGRAWRNYARVIFYETFMSDIVNPEGWDAWNGKEEDITFVESSCSGPGSNTSQRVKWMKELSPDELKKFTDMSYIDREGWINAQP